A window from Elusimicrobiaceae bacterium encodes these proteins:
- a CDS encoding DNA-binding protein has translation MAEEKPYLTGRTYIFKLPKGKDLMESLAVFCHDNQVKCGIVNVIGAVENATISFFDQSKKKYDKKVIAQPLEIVSLSGNISIQDNRPCVHAHIMLADKESQVFGGHLLPGTKIFIGEAYIQELVGEPKVRRMDKVTKASLWS, from the coding sequence ATGGCAGAAGAAAAACCTTATTTAACCGGAAGAACGTATATTTTTAAGTTGCCCAAAGGCAAAGACTTGATGGAATCTCTGGCAGTGTTTTGCCACGATAATCAAGTGAAGTGCGGGATTGTCAATGTGATTGGCGCAGTAGAAAATGCCACCATTAGTTTCTTTGACCAATCCAAGAAAAAATATGATAAAAAAGTCATTGCCCAACCGCTGGAAATTGTCAGCTTGAGCGGCAATATCAGTATCCAAGATAACCGCCCCTGCGTGCATGCGCATATCATGCTGGCTGATAAAGAAAGCCAAGTATTCGGCGGTCATTTATTGCCGGGTACGAAAATCTTTATCGGCGAGGCCTATATCCAAGAACTCGTGGGTGAACCCAAAGTGCGCCGTATGGATAAAGTGACCAAAGCCTCTTTGTGGAGCTAA
- a CDS encoding class II fructose-1,6-bisphosphate aldolase — MTVSYKELGLVNTRQMFKDAMAGGYAIPAYNFNNMEQLQAIVTACVQTGSPVILQVSKGARQYANATLLRWMARGAVEMMKEIGKPVPLTLHLDHGDSFELCKDCIDNGFSSVMIDGSHLPYEENVALTKKVVEYAHQHDVTVEGELGILAGIEDEVSAEHHTYTDPAQVEDFVKRTGVDSLAISIGTSHGAYKFKVKPGEKLPELRFDILEEVSKRLPGFPIVLHGSSSVPQWAVEEINKYGGKLDNTAGIPEEQLRKAAKSAVCKINVDSDGRLVMTATIRKIFAEKPAEFDPRKYLGPAREALIKMYAEKNEKVFGSAGRVK; from the coding sequence ATGACCGTTTCTTATAAAGAACTTGGCTTGGTAAATACCCGCCAAATGTTCAAAGATGCCATGGCCGGCGGCTATGCTATTCCGGCTTATAACTTCAATAATATGGAACAATTGCAAGCTATCGTAACCGCTTGTGTCCAAACCGGTTCTCCGGTAATCTTGCAAGTATCCAAAGGCGCCCGCCAATATGCCAATGCCACGTTATTACGCTGGATGGCCCGCGGTGCTGTAGAAATGATGAAAGAAATCGGCAAACCGGTTCCTTTAACCTTACACTTAGACCACGGCGATTCTTTTGAATTGTGCAAAGATTGTATCGACAACGGTTTCTCTTCCGTGATGATTGACGGCTCTCACTTACCGTACGAAGAAAACGTCGCTTTGACCAAAAAAGTAGTGGAATATGCTCATCAACACGATGTAACCGTAGAAGGTGAATTGGGCATACTGGCCGGTATTGAAGATGAAGTTTCCGCCGAACACCACACCTATACCGATCCGGCTCAAGTAGAAGATTTCGTAAAACGCACCGGTGTAGATTCTTTAGCTATTTCTATCGGTACTTCTCACGGCGCTTACAAATTCAAAGTAAAACCCGGCGAGAAATTGCCTGAACTGCGCTTTGATATTTTGGAAGAAGTTTCCAAACGCTTGCCCGGTTTCCCCATTGTCTTGCACGGTTCTTCTTCCGTACCGCAATGGGCCGTGGAAGAAATTAACAAATACGGTGGTAAATTGGATAATACCGCCGGTATTCCGGAAGAACAATTGCGCAAAGCTGCTAAATCTGCCGTATGCAAAATTAACGTGGACTCCGACGGTCGTTTAGTCATGACCGCCACCATCCGCAAAATCTTTGCAGAAAAACCGGCCGAATTTGACCCGCGCAAATACTTAGGTCCGGCCCGCGAAGCCTTGATCAAAATGTATGCCGAAAAGAAC
- a CDS encoding M20/M25/M40 family metallo-hydrolase — MDFTNLQKLTQLDGISGRESAVREEIVHQLVPLAKEVHTDAMGNVLAFVPGKSEKTLILSAHMDEVGLMISYISAEGFLFFTTVGGIDYRTLLAQRVRVHTARGVLTGVIGTKPAHITSAADRSKSVPLEELYIDVGLGSATAQYVQVGDFATLQRPYEELGDDFVSTKALDDRVGCFCILEALKKVPHPALNVQVVFSTQEEVGLRGAMAAATGLKADVALAVDATGAADVPFCHPKDYIMRLGGGAGISALDAATITQAWLFENLKALCEQQQIAYQVRIAPRGGNDAGAFSRMGMPACALSVPVRNIHSNVEVANKGDIVAMIDLLSAILAGKLQLPKEDL; from the coding sequence ATGGATTTTACAAACTTACAAAAATTAACACAATTAGACGGCATTTCCGGACGGGAAAGTGCTGTTCGCGAGGAAATCGTTCACCAGTTAGTTCCGCTGGCCAAAGAAGTTCACACGGATGCAATGGGCAATGTGCTCGCTTTCGTGCCGGGAAAAAGTGAAAAAACGCTCATTTTAAGTGCCCACATGGACGAAGTGGGGCTAATGATTTCCTATATCTCTGCGGAAGGATTTCTCTTCTTTACAACAGTAGGCGGCATAGACTATCGGACGTTGCTAGCCCAGCGTGTGCGGGTACATACTGCACGAGGCGTGCTGACGGGTGTTATCGGTACAAAACCGGCCCATATCACAAGCGCCGCAGACCGTTCCAAAAGCGTACCTTTGGAAGAATTATATATCGACGTTGGTTTGGGCAGTGCAACCGCTCAATACGTGCAAGTGGGGGATTTTGCCACCTTGCAACGACCGTATGAAGAGTTGGGAGATGATTTTGTTTCTACCAAAGCATTAGATGACCGCGTGGGTTGTTTTTGCATTTTAGAAGCGTTGAAAAAAGTCCCACATCCGGCGTTGAATGTGCAGGTTGTATTTTCCACACAAGAAGAAGTTGGTTTGCGTGGCGCCATGGCGGCCGCGACGGGGCTAAAAGCAGATGTGGCCTTGGCGGTAGATGCCACCGGCGCTGCCGACGTGCCGTTTTGTCATCCGAAGGATTACATCATGCGGTTGGGCGGCGGTGCGGGTATCAGCGCATTAGATGCCGCCACCATTACGCAAGCGTGGTTATTTGAAAATCTAAAAGCGTTGTGTGAACAACAACAGATTGCCTATCAGGTGCGCATTGCTCCGCGCGGCGGAAATGACGCGGGGGCCTTTAGCCGCATGGGCATGCCGGCCTGTGCCTTATCCGTGCCGGTGCGCAATATACATTCTAACGTAGAAGTAGCCAATAAAGGCGATATCGTGGCCATGATTGATTTATTAAGTGCCATACTAGCAGGAAAATTACAATTACCAAAAGAGGATTTATGA
- a CDS encoding SPFH/Band 7/PHB domain protein translates to MDLYVIFLAAIVFFAVVLIAKGIKIVDQAQVIIVERFGKFHGVLYPGINWIIPIMDRPHIMEWRNSREFVDNTGRTRVMPYKEIRTVIDMRETVYDFPRQSVITKDNATIEISAVLYFQITDPVKAAYEVESLPTAIEKLTQTTLRNIFGELDLDQTYTAREKINGKLLITLDNAANKWGVKVNRVELQDIIPPTAIREAMEKQMKAERDRRATVTEAEGLKTSQILKAEAVREAEIKKAEGSKQAAILEAEGIAQAKITVANAEAEAVRILAAGVGDKANPANYQVSLKYIEALTEMTSGKDNKIIYMPYEASNVLGAVAAIKDLTGGAPQK, encoded by the coding sequence ATGGACTTATATGTAATTTTCTTGGCAGCCATTGTATTTTTTGCAGTGGTTTTAATTGCCAAAGGTATCAAAATTGTGGACCAAGCGCAAGTGATTATCGTCGAACGCTTCGGTAAATTCCATGGGGTCTTATATCCGGGTATTAACTGGATTATCCCCATCATGGACCGTCCGCACATTATGGAATGGCGCAACAGCCGCGAGTTTGTAGACAACACCGGCCGCACCCGCGTCATGCCCTACAAAGAAATCCGCACCGTTATTGATATGCGCGAAACCGTCTATGATTTCCCGCGTCAAAGTGTTATTACCAAAGATAATGCCACTATTGAAATCAGCGCGGTGTTGTATTTCCAAATTACCGATCCGGTCAAAGCCGCTTATGAAGTGGAATCTTTACCGACGGCTATTGAAAAATTAACGCAAACGACGTTGCGTAACATTTTCGGTGAACTGGATTTGGACCAAACTTATACCGCTCGCGAAAAAATCAACGGCAAACTGTTAATTACCTTGGACAATGCCGCTAACAAATGGGGCGTGAAAGTCAACCGCGTGGAATTGCAAGACATTATCCCCCCCACCGCCATTCGCGAAGCCATGGAAAAGCAAATGAAAGCCGAACGCGACCGCCGTGCAACCGTAACCGAAGCCGAAGGTTTGAAAACTTCTCAAATCTTAAAAGCGGAAGCCGTGCGGGAAGCCGAAATTAAAAAGGCCGAAGGTTCCAAACAAGCGGCGATTTTAGAGGCGGAAGGTATCGCTCAAGCCAAAATTACCGTAGCCAACGCCGAAGCCGAAGCGGTACGCATTTTGGCCGCCGGCGTAGGTGATAAAGCCAATCCGGCCAATTATCAAGTATCTTTGAAATACATTGAAGCCTTGACGGAAATGACCAGCGGCAAAGATAATAAAATTATCTACATGCCCTACGAGGCCAGCAATGTACTGGGTGCCGTGGCCGCCATTAAAGATTTAACCGGCGGCGCCCCGCAGAAATAA
- a CDS encoding NfeD family protein has protein sequence MPYYTYLIVAVGCFIGELFTMDFSLTCFGIGLLGSAFAAWLGLGIGSQSVLFVCISLLAFISVRPMAKKWLYMHTKHVKTNVDALIGRVVIVVTAPDEDHIGRVQTDGDNWRAHFNAAAKEGEKVRVEKIDGNTLFVATIPTQEEAK, from the coding sequence ATGCCTTACTATACTTATTTGATTGTAGCGGTAGGATGTTTTATCGGAGAATTGTTCACGATGGACTTTTCTCTTACCTGCTTTGGTATCGGGCTGTTGGGCTCTGCCTTTGCGGCATGGTTAGGACTGGGCATCGGTAGCCAATCGGTTTTGTTTGTGTGTATCTCCCTGCTGGCTTTTATTTCCGTACGGCCCATGGCCAAAAAATGGTTGTACATGCACACCAAGCACGTCAAAACAAATGTGGATGCATTGATCGGGCGTGTGGTAATTGTAGTCACTGCCCCCGACGAGGACCATATCGGCCGTGTACAAACCGACGGAGATAACTGGCGGGCTCATTTTAATGCAGCCGCCAAAGAAGGCGAAAAAGTGCGCGTAGAAAAAATAGACGGCAATACCCTTTTTGTAGCAACTATTCCAACACAGGAGGAAGCAAAATAA